The following coding sequences are from one Megachile rotundata isolate GNS110a chromosome 13, iyMegRotu1, whole genome shotgun sequence window:
- the Eip93F gene encoding ecdysone-induced protein 93F isoform X4, whose translation MGRRRWKQYQDTLYSGTRSSESATIQPHHRLYPAFSSPCDPVPGSLEQIGPRSLHPASSSLTTTITTTTTASPAPATGTGTGPGTGLGVGIGIGTAAAATVAAATTTTTTTTTGLLKQESLQRHHLQNHHHLQPSVQDHHRHYQQQQQSEESRRLRPDEIKAEVVEAEFANGVARDESSTNAADPSTTATVTVATVPTTGTSIVTISSTATGTIATIASAGAGSMTTGTTTIPIRRCRKRRQNDGQTTDDREDDEENEEEEERRSSSEAEKRLKLDESADRPVSPLRRENDRVTRDYPIANATDTEGTKERTDEVALERTPVTQGLLRVKKEEELQEAPNGGGGGPTVPSTPATDSDGTRSAVPCREVDPVASRNTVATFLVGSRRTSPPPEDWKPLDKCYFCLDGKLPHDDQPPLSPQSDSSSSSRSAESPMSVQVDPMAASVVAAALTSTYPTLLPQWCLPPREAPLVGVQPHQDSGTSADQPLDLSAKPKNSQDNNISLLEQQKIPLRMTAGIDPKSIFNSCYRAKPRMTGPVTAVAAAAAVAGVGGVPVVAAGGSRRTYTEEELQAALRDIQSGKLGTRRAAVIYGIPRSTLRNKVYKLTMERERDASLTSTHSHPHESGAPATTTTTITTTITTTTTTTTTTIPPNTTKNASATTPPPQVDEVDDKELSGAEEEKEVEKALLKPLLSLEDLVRFSALEGSGGDSLRTLLQRGHETGGEWPGLEHANIGPYIQKMLAAAAPFKGMETQDYRIPEVMRRLMSEDKRLNKSVNGDQSQLPHQQLHHHQSHSQAQAQSQSQSQPQQQQQQRGPITNDDFNPSIEEEASDSAQGRAILKIPSYKPASTPGCSSKNGEPTSAAFAQSFAAAAAGSSPGLLERASPAFSGTSSPTNSLVGKTVAVNFRDVIAKSISVKFQEGQSVGTAGIPGCQTAGVSQQTMMTDPNPFKRGRYTPPQPTAQPSPAQAQPKTQQSQDPNKQKPATGGKGTRPKRGKYRNYDRDSLVEAVRAVQRGEMSVHRAGSYYGVPHSTLEYKVKERHLMRPRKRDQKQSDDKTKDPATSAVAAAAAAAANIRPGTVDKKPQLKPQKPFTPPTGIPGPNGLKMPPFMEGMPHLPFAPFNFWSPTPFMPSPFMAGAANVPTILPEQYFASSRIRGLQEQQRNATMVQQQQQQQQQQRDRDGIGVAAATTESPGTSNSRATPMTKTPREVSESLYDGSGANGSFLDNLIRSSLETGIPRDQRTMTESRNHQQQQQQQQQQQQQPQQQQQTSSPQQLPEAMRSKALIDQLCRNSRRTPVPRLGQESSEDESYRGPSTAARSVPERPERVPTVDLSPSPSERGRTDDATDRLASPPTPLSVSRTGSRDEDSARDSRIDRSSKESEVHNGGQEDRDRKTLTIQQPPQQQQQPNHYPDLHNLYSVSTDKKSACDSKLIVDHSSQKTQLQQQQQQQQPQQPQQQQQQQPQQQQQQQQQQQQQQPQQQQQPKEYGAVSGLVVQLQRGYGTGSNRSGEQTNSQQSAEQRGPVITMEDSVEQ comes from the exons ATGGGCCGTAGGAGATGGAAGCAATATCAGGACACCCTGTACAGCGGTACTCGCAGCAGCGAATCAGCGACGATACAGCCCCACCACCGGCTCTACCCGGCGTTCTCGTCGCCCTGCGACCCGGTGCCCGGGAGCCTGGAACAAATTGGGCCGCGTTCGCTTCATCCTGCGTCCTCCTCGTTAACCACAACGATAACGACCACAACGACGGCGTCACCGGCCCCGGCAACGGGAACGGGAACTGGACCGGGTACGGGACTAGGAGTAGGAATAGGAATAGGAACGGCAGCGGCGGCGACGGTAGCGGCAGCGACGACCACCACGACGACCACCACCACGGGCCTGTTGAAGCAGGAAAGCCTACAGAGGCATCACTTGCAAAACCACCATCATCTTCAACCCTCCGTTCAAGACCACCATCGCCATtatcagcagcaacagcagtcGGAGGAGTCGCGTCGGCTCAGGCCGGACGAGATAAAGGCCGAGGTCGTCGAGGCCGAGTTCGCGAACGGTGTCGCGCGAGACGAATCGTCGACGAACGCAGCGGATCCGTCGACGACGGCCACGGTAACGGTGGCCACCGTACCGACCACGGGAACGAGTATCGTTACCATCAGCAGCACGGCGACAGGCACGATAGCGACGATCGCGTCGGCGGGTGCCGGCTCCATGACCACCGGCACGACCACCATCCCGATCAGGCGGTGTCGCAAACGCCGGCAAAACGACGGACAGACCACGGACGACAGAGAGGACGACGAAGAGaacgaagaagaggaggaaaggAGAAGCTCGAGCGAGGCGGAGAAACGGCTGAAGCTCGACGAAAGCGCCGACAGGCCCGTCAGTCCTCTCAGGAGGGAGAACGATCGAGTGACACGGGATTATCCGATCGCCAACGCTACCGATACGGAAGGGACCAAG GAACGAACGGACGAAGTTGCGTTGGAGCGGACACCGGTGACGCAGGGCCTGCTGAGGGTGAAAAAAGAGGAGGAGTTGCAAGAAGCGCCGAACGGCGGAGGCGGAGGCCCAACGGTACCGTCGACGCCGGCCACGGATTCGGATGGGACCAGGTCAGCGGTGCCGTGTCGGGAGGTTGACCCGGTAGCTAGCAGAAACACGGTGGCGACGTTTCTCGTCGGAAGTCGACGCACCAGCCCACCGCCAGAAGACTGGAAGCCGTTGGACAAGTGTTACTTTTGCTTGGACGGCAAACTACCGCACGATGACCAGCCACCCCTT AGCCCGCAGAGCGATAGCAGCAGCAGCTCGCGATCGGCCGAGTCACCGATGTCGGTCCAGGTGGACCCGATGGCGGCGTCCGTGGTCGCCGCCGCTCTCACCAGCACATACCCCACCCTGTTGCCCCAGTGGTGTCTGCCACCGAGGGAGGCGCCTCTCGTTGGGGTGCAACCTCATCAGGACAGTGGAACGTCGGCCGATCAACCGCTCGATCTCTCGGCTAAACCGAAAAATTCTCAG GATAACAACATATCTTTGCTGGAACAACAGAAAATACCTCTAAGGATGACGGCAGGTATCGACCCTAAGAGCATCTTTAA TTCGTGTTATCGAGCGAAACCGCGTATGACCGGGCCAGTAACGGCCGTGGCGGCCGCAGCAGCCGTGGCAGGTGTCGGTGGTGTTCCCGTGGTGGCTGCCGGGGGTAGCCGGAGGACGTACACCGAAGAGGAGCTGCAAGCCGCGCTCAGGGATATCCAGAGTGGCAAACTCGGAACACGAAGGGCAGCCGTGATCTACGGGATACCGCGTAGTACCCTGCGCAACAAGGTCTACAAGCTTACGATGGAACGCGAAAGGGACGCGTCCCTGACTAGCACCCACTCACACCCTCACGAGTCCGGCGCCCcagccaccaccaccaccaccatcaccaccaccatcaccactactactactactactactacaaCAATACCACCAAATACGACCAAAAACGCCTCCGCGACCACTCCGCCCCCGCAAGTGGATGAG GTGGACGACAAGGAACTGTCCGGAGCCGAAGAGGAGAAGGAAGTGGAGAAAGCTTTGCTGAAACCACTGTTGTCCTTGGAAGATCTCGTCAGGTTCTCCGCCCTGGAAGGTAGCGGCGGGGATTCTTTGAGAACCTTGCTCCAACGAGGACACGAGACCGGAGGCGAATGGCCTGGGCTCGAACACGCGAACATCGGTCCGTACATACAGAAGATGCTCGCAGCGGCTGCGCCATTCAAAG GCATGGAAACGCAAGACTATCGCATTCCGGAGGTGATGAGACGGTTGATGAGCGAAGACAAGAGGCTAAACAAGAGCGTAAACGGGGACCAGTCGCAGCTACCGCATCAGCAGCTTCATCACCACCAATCGCACTCGCAAGCGCAGGCGCAATCGCAGTCGCAATCGCAGccgcagcaacaacagcagcaacgcGGTCCGATCACCAACGACGATTTCAATCCTAGCATCGAGGAAGAGGCGAGCGACAGCGCTCAAGGCAGAGCGATTCTGAAGATTCCGTCCTACAAGCCCGCGAGCACGCCCGGATGTTCCAGCAAGAACGGCGAACCGACATCGGCCGCGTTCGCGCAAAGTTTCGCGGCCGCGGCTGCCGGCTCGAGTCCCGGTCTCCTCGAGAGGGCCAGCCCGGCCTTTTCCGGCACCAGTAGCCCGACCAACTCGTTGGTGGGGAAAACGGTAGCGGTGAATTTCCGCGACGTCATCGCGAAGAGTATCAGCGTCAAGTTCCAAGAGGGTCAGTCGGTGGGGACGGCGGGTATTCCTGGATGCCAAACAGCGGGGGTGTCGCAGCAAACGATGATGACGGACCCGAATCCGTTCAAGAGGGGTCGATACACGCCACCTCAACCGACCGCGCAACCTTCGCCGGCCCAGGCGCAACCGAAGACGCAGCAGTCTCAAGATCCGAACAAACAGAAACCCGCCACCGGTGGCAAGGGAACCAGGCCGAAACGCGGCAAGTACAGAAACTACGACAGGGACAGTCTGGTCGAGGCGGTACGCGCGGTTCAAAGGGGTGAAATGAGCGTGCATCGCGCGGGCAGCTATTACGGGGTGCCGCATTCCACCCTCGAGTACAAAGTGAAGGAACGGCACCTGATGAGGCCAAGAAAGAG GGACCAGAAGCAATCGGACGACAAGACGAAAGACCCCGCGACCTCCGCGGTGGCCGCGGCGGCCGCGGCAGCGGCGAACATACGACCCGGCACAGTCGACAAGAAGCCGCAATTAAAACCGCAGAAACCTTTCACGCCGCCGACCGGTATACCAGGCCCGAACGGGCTGAAAATGCCACCATTCATGGAAGGTATGCCCCACTTGCCGTTCGCGCCGTTCAACTTTTGGAGTCCGACACCGTTCATGCCGAGCCCGTTCATGGCGGGTGCGGCGAACGTACCAACGATCCTGCCGGAACAGTACTTCGCGTCCAGCAGGATTCGCGGCTTGCAAGAGCAGCAGAGGAACGCGACTATGgtgcagcagcagcaacagcagcagcaacaacaacggGACCGGGACGGAATCGGCGTGGCCGCTGCAACCACGGAATCGCCGGGTACCTCGAATTCTCGCGCTACGCCAATGACGAAGACGCCGCGCGAAGTGTCGGAAAGTTTGTACGACGGTTCGGGTGCGAACGGTAGTTTTTTGGACAATTTGATCAGGTCGAGTCTCGAGACGGGCATTCCAAGGGACCAGCGAACGATGACCGAGTCGAGAAACCatcaacaacagcaacagcagcagcagcagcagcagcagcaaccacagcaacagcagcaaacTTCCTCGCCTCAGCAACTGCCGGAAGCGATGAGGAGCAAAGCGTTGATCGATCAGCTGTGCCGGAACTCGAGGAGAACGCCGGTGCCGAGGTTGGGTCAGGAAAGCAGCGAGGACGAGAGTTACAGGGGACCATCGACTGCGGCTAGATCAGTCCCGGAGAGACCGGAACGCGTACCCACCGTCGACCTTAGCCCGTCGCCGTCGGAACGGGGTCGTACCGACGACGCCACCGATCGACTCGCGTCGCCGCCGACTCCGCTGTCCGTGTCGAGGACCGGCAGCAGGGACGAGGACAGTGCGCGTGATTCGAGGATCGATCGTAGCAGCAAGGAGAGCGAAGTTCACAACGGTGGACAGGAGGATCGCGATAGAAAGACTCTAACAATTCAACAGCCGccacagcagcagcagcagccgaATCATTACCCGGACTTACACAATCTCTACTCCGTATCAACTGACAAAAAAAGTGCCTGTGATAGTAAGCTTATAGTAGATCATTCGAGCCAGAAGACTCAgctgcagcagcagcagcagcaacaacagccgCAACAAccgcaacagcaacagcagcagcaaccgcagcaacaacaacaacaacaacaacagcagcagcagcagcagccacaacagcagcaacagccgAAGGAATACGGTGCAGTGAGCGGACTGGTTGTGCAGCTGCAGCGGGGCTACGGTACCGGAAGCAACAGGTCCGGCGAGCAGACCAACAGCCAACAATCGGCGGAGCAGCGCGGCCCCGTGATCACTATGGAAGACTCCGTTGAGCAGTAG